The following proteins come from a genomic window of Gemmatimonadota bacterium:
- a CDS encoding DinB family protein, with protein MSRRSKQGVIAAALAALVATACSGGDAANSAEAAPAGDAASMAVADNVSGSMKGLYGMTTAVLKATAEKVPEDLYGFQPTSEVRTMGQILAHVAGAQFLFCSAAAGEQSPNSENFEETRTSKAQIIEALSMGIDYCNQVYDNMSDARGQEMIQFFGSDWAVNGVLAFNAAHNYEHYGNLVTYMRINGIVPPSSAGGM; from the coding sequence ATGTCCCGACGTTCCAAGCAGGGCGTGATCGCGGCCGCGTTGGCCGCGCTCGTCGCCACGGCGTGCTCCGGCGGCGACGCCGCCAATTCGGCGGAGGCCGCCCCGGCCGGAGACGCCGCCTCGATGGCGGTGGCCGACAACGTCAGCGGCTCCATGAAGGGGCTCTACGGCATGACGACGGCCGTCCTCAAGGCTACCGCCGAGAAGGTGCCCGAGGACCTCTACGGCTTCCAGCCGACCTCCGAGGTTCGCACCATGGGCCAGATCCTCGCCCACGTGGCGGGAGCCCAGTTCCTTTTCTGCTCGGCCGCGGCCGGTGAGCAGAGCCCCAACTCGGAGAACTTCGAGGAAACGCGTACGTCCAAAGCACAGATCATCGAAGCTCTGAGTATGGGCATCGACTACTGCAACCAGGTCTACGACAACATGTCGGACGCCCGGGGGCAGGAGATGATCCAGTTCTTCGGGAGTGATTGGGCCGTCAACGGCGTGCTCGCGTTCAACGCGGCGCACAACTACGAGCACTACGGCAACCTGGTCACGTACATGCGTATCAACGGCATCGTCCCGCCGTCGTCCGCGGGCGGCATGTAG
- a CDS encoding AMP-binding protein: MRYRAFPVRGPGFYWDAAELEARVAAAASALAASLAPGGAHVAVARQDADWVVEALAVWRLGGVLVPLHPDLPERERALVEEDLHGARELPDGAAAVVWTSGTAGRPRGVILGHDGLAYVGVASAQRLGLTARDVWALTLSTAHVGGLATLVRAAVVGHGLWVAGPFDAEGLDGAIEAGHATFASLVPIMLERLLAARAGRPVASTLRGILLGGAAAPRPLVERARAAGVPVFLTYGMTEASSQVATAPPTLVEAKPGTVGTPLEGTEVRISDEGEIEVRGPGLALGRLGGNARLPDEGGWFRTGDLGRIDHEGHLFVTGRASDRVISGGVNVDPLEVEGVLRRSASVQDVCVVGMPDPEWGERVVAVVQWNAGREDREGLEAWARAQLRAAQRPRAWVTCTELPRNRSGKVDRAAARELAGRALHP; encoded by the coding sequence ATGCGCTACCGAGCATTCCCGGTCCGGGGGCCGGGCTTCTATTGGGACGCGGCGGAGCTGGAGGCGCGGGTCGCGGCGGCGGCGTCCGCCCTGGCGGCCAGCCTCGCTCCGGGAGGGGCGCACGTGGCCGTGGCCCGCCAGGACGCCGACTGGGTGGTCGAGGCGCTGGCGGTGTGGCGCCTCGGGGGTGTGCTCGTCCCGCTTCACCCCGATCTCCCAGAGCGCGAGCGCGCTTTGGTGGAGGAGGACCTCCACGGCGCCCGAGAACTGCCCGATGGCGCCGCGGCAGTGGTCTGGACCTCGGGGACGGCGGGCCGGCCCCGAGGGGTGATCCTGGGCCACGACGGCCTCGCCTACGTGGGGGTCGCCTCGGCGCAGCGTCTGGGGCTGACCGCGCGGGACGTGTGGGCCCTGACCTTGTCGACGGCGCATGTGGGTGGGCTGGCCACGCTGGTGCGGGCGGCGGTGGTGGGGCACGGTCTGTGGGTGGCCGGCCCCTTCGATGCGGAGGGATTGGATGGAGCCATCGAGGCGGGACACGCCACCTTCGCGTCGTTGGTGCCCATCATGCTGGAGCGGCTGCTGGCAGCCCGTGCGGGGCGACCGGTTGCGTCTACGCTGCGCGGCATCCTGCTGGGCGGTGCGGCCGCACCCCGCCCGCTCGTCGAACGGGCCAGGGCGGCGGGCGTGCCTGTCTTTCTCACCTACGGGATGACGGAAGCCAGCTCGCAGGTGGCCACTGCGCCACCGACGCTGGTCGAGGCCAAGCCGGGCACCGTGGGCACCCCGCTGGAGGGAACCGAGGTGCGCATCTCCGACGAGGGCGAGATCGAGGTACGGGGGCCGGGGCTCGCCTTGGGACGGCTCGGCGGGAACGCCCGGCTCCCCGACGAGGGGGGCTGGTTTCGGACCGGCGATCTCGGGCGCATCGATCACGAAGGGCACCTGTTCGTGACGGGTCGGGCGAGCGACCGGGTCATCAGCGGCGGCGTCAACGTAGATCCCCTGGAGGTGGAAGGCGTGCTCCGACGGAGCGCATCCGTTCAGGATGTGTGTGTGGTGGGGATGCCCGATCCCGAGTGGGGCGAGCGCGTCGTTGCCGTGGTCCAATGGAATGCAGGACGTGAGGACCGCGAGGGCCTCGAGGCGTGGGCTCGAGCTCAACTGCGCGCGGCCCAGCGGCCGCGTGCCTGGGTCACCTGCACGGAACTTCCTCGGAACCGGAGCGGCAAGGTCGATCGGGCGGCGGCCCGTGAGCTCGCCGGGCGAGCGCTCCACCCTTGA